A window from Kovacikia minuta CCNUW1 encodes these proteins:
- a CDS encoding diaminopimelate decarboxylase family protein: MAQELLATYGSPLYVYRGDRLRQTICQITHAIPYPRTQFHFASVTNGNISLLRIFRESGWGLHANTPGDIYLGLQAGFHPSQVVYSGSNLNRDEMAQILHWGIKMLNLDSLSQMQLFCEVYEEMGCGVWGVGYGEEIQNSKFKIQNSKFSSPSSISPPSSLSLPRLGLRLNLPALTGDSRIGVRPEEFSAAIALAQKVGLKLSGLHFYRGTGTNATVAFTQVIDRVLAIAQQLPDWEFLDFGGGFGYPYRQHGIAFNWQQFGRELSDRLEQLDRSIELVIEPGRAAIAGCATLLCRVVSVKWQAEKQIVGVDTTVANLSVPSVHGGYREIVALAHPTPHTPHPTDICGNTTYSRDYLGKNCLLPALEIGDILAILDVGAYGYAMSSHFLHRPRPAEVLLQSGSHRLIRKREDYSILLENQVFEAI; this comes from the coding sequence CTGGCGCAGGAACTCCTCGCCACTTACGGTTCCCCCCTCTACGTCTACAGGGGCGATCGCCTGCGCCAAACCATTTGTCAGATCACCCATGCCATCCCCTATCCCCGTACCCAGTTCCACTTCGCCAGCGTCACTAACGGCAATATTTCCCTACTTCGCATCTTCCGGGAATCAGGATGGGGACTCCACGCCAACACCCCTGGCGACATTTACCTGGGTCTCCAGGCAGGCTTTCACCCCAGCCAGGTCGTCTACAGCGGCAGCAACCTGAACCGGGACGAGATGGCACAAATTCTTCATTGGGGGATAAAAATGCTCAATTTAGATAGTTTGTCCCAGATGCAGCTTTTTTGTGAAGTCTATGAGGAAATGGGGTGTGGGGTGTGGGGTGTGGGGTATGGGGAAGAAATTCAAAATTCAAAATTCAAAATTCAAAATTCAAAATTTTCCTCCCCATCCTCCATCTCTCCTCCCTCCTCCCTCTCGCTCCCCCGTTTAGGGCTTCGCCTCAATCTTCCCGCACTCACGGGAGACAGCCGGATTGGGGTACGTCCAGAGGAGTTTTCCGCCGCGATCGCCCTGGCTCAAAAAGTGGGACTCAAACTCAGCGGGCTGCACTTTTACCGGGGAACAGGAACCAATGCTACGGTTGCCTTTACCCAGGTGATAGATCGGGTGCTGGCAATCGCCCAACAGCTTCCAGATTGGGAATTTCTCGACTTTGGAGGTGGGTTTGGCTATCCCTATCGCCAGCACGGAATTGCCTTCAATTGGCAGCAATTTGGCAGGGAGTTGTCCGATCGCCTGGAGCAATTGGATCGATCGATTGAATTAGTGATTGAGCCAGGCAGGGCAGCGATCGCCGGATGTGCCACCCTTCTGTGCCGGGTTGTTTCCGTCAAATGGCAAGCCGAAAAACAAATCGTCGGCGTCGATACCACCGTTGCCAATCTTTCAGTACCTTCAGTGCATGGAGGATATCGGGAAATTGTTGCGTTGGCACACCCCACACCCCACACCCCACACCCTACTGACATTTGCGGCAACACCACCTACTCCCGCGACTATTTGGGCAAAAACTGTCTGCTGCCCGCACTGGAAATTGGCGATATTCTTGCCATTCTGGATGTGGGTGCCTACGGTTATGCCATGTCTTCCCACTTTTTGCACCGCCCCAGACCTGCGGAAGTCCTGCTGCAATCAGGTAGCCATCGTCTGATTCGCAAACGAGAAGACTACAGTATTTTGTTAGAGAATCAAGTGTTTGAAGCCATCTGA
- a CDS encoding toprim domain-containing protein, which yields MKCIQCGTDNNLKDRTNNQGRCINCQHSFAFEPTTMGTVKVTDPMFAKAIADISANGTLFFTPKQLLYLLENRLRRRTASPGCLFIFFFVFMNIWAPGFFGGFLSMATGNRWLPFVLVSVVTNLIFITHLLRLSQSSKLNYHDRRENAKYLRIAGGLILVIGILGSLFLWKSYILFVISVLLGMSALYLGARQLAKQAAIPQTFLTSPQVFQHWLATWQRHNPAIDKLLPPPRETNPNPSVNSEITAYSFDRLVVCDHAEIAQLLIANNFHFENNCAILSITGYPESIFETTMTMLRRNPDLRVYAIHSCTPRGIQLAYHLRTSPQWFQNSQISIIDVGLLPRQIIANKDMFVQNSIEMVQAARQIPSEVRQELSASELAWLEAGNFVELESFSPRRIIHVLNHGIAGSRDLGSDESGLILVGDSSNYIYASDNFG from the coding sequence ATGAAATGCATCCAGTGCGGTACAGACAATAATTTGAAAGACCGAACCAACAACCAGGGACGGTGCATCAACTGTCAGCATTCGTTTGCGTTTGAGCCAACCACAATGGGCACGGTGAAAGTGACTGATCCCATGTTTGCGAAGGCGATCGCAGATATTTCTGCGAATGGCACCCTGTTTTTTACCCCGAAACAGTTGCTTTACTTATTGGAAAATCGGCTGAGAAGGAGAACCGCTTCACCGGGATGTCTGTTTATATTCTTTTTTGTATTTATGAACATTTGGGCACCGGGCTTTTTCGGAGGCTTTTTATCGATGGCGACAGGCAATCGATGGCTTCCGTTTGTGCTGGTTTCAGTCGTAACCAACCTGATTTTTATTACTCATTTGCTGCGGTTAAGCCAGTCAAGCAAACTGAATTACCACGATCGTAGAGAAAATGCCAAATATTTACGGATAGCGGGTGGGCTAATACTGGTCATTGGAATTTTGGGTAGCCTATTTTTGTGGAAATCCTATATTTTATTTGTAATTAGTGTGCTACTGGGTATGTCAGCCCTTTATTTGGGAGCAAGGCAACTGGCAAAACAGGCTGCCATTCCTCAAACTTTTTTAACCAGCCCCCAAGTCTTTCAGCATTGGTTAGCAACCTGGCAACGCCATAACCCGGCGATCGATAAATTGCTTCCCCCACCCCGTGAAACGAACCCGAACCCCTCAGTTAATTCGGAGATTACTGCCTACAGTTTCGATCGGTTAGTGGTGTGCGATCACGCTGAGATTGCCCAACTCCTGATTGCAAACAATTTTCACTTTGAAAATAACTGCGCCATTCTCAGCATTACAGGCTATCCCGAAAGTATTTTTGAAACCACCATGACAATGCTGCGCCGAAACCCAGACCTGAGGGTTTATGCAATTCACAGTTGCACCCCACGGGGAATTCAATTGGCTTATCACCTGCGAACCAGCCCACAATGGTTTCAAAATAGCCAGATTTCTATTATTGATGTGGGTTTATTGCCCCGCCAAATTATTGCTAATAAGGACATGTTCGTCCAAAATTCCATCGAAATGGTTCAGGCTGCCAGACAGATTCCATCCGAGGTGCGACAGGAACTTTCTGCGTCTGAACTAGCATGGTTAGAAGCTGGAAACTTTGTGGAGTTAGAATCCTTTTCGCCCAGAAGAATTATCCACGTTTTAAACCACGGGATTGCTGGTAGCCGAGATCTGGGTAGCGATGAAAGTGGCTTAATTTTGGTTGGTGATTCCAGCAATTACATTTATGCCTCTGATAATTTTGGCTAA
- a CDS encoding secondary thiamine-phosphate synthase enzyme YjbQ, producing MPLIILANFPLSSPHTPHPTPHPMTHYQQILRIPTTGKSLSKITAKVQSVVADAHVQTGLCTLFLRHTSASLLIQENADPDVLRDLENFFAKLFPEWENYIHSTEGPDDMPAHIRTALTSTSEQIPIAHGRLLLGTWQGIYLWEHRQHNHTREVVVHVMGD from the coding sequence ATGCCTCTGATAATTTTGGCTAACTTCCCCCTCTCCTCACCCCACACTCCACACCCCACACCCCATCCTATGACCCATTACCAACAAATTCTACGCATCCCAACAACGGGCAAATCTCTGAGTAAAATCACCGCCAAAGTGCAGTCGGTTGTTGCTGATGCTCATGTGCAAACGGGACTGTGTACATTATTTCTACGGCATACGTCCGCTAGTTTGTTGATTCAGGAAAATGCAGACCCGGATGTGCTGAGAGATTTAGAAAATTTCTTTGCCAAACTGTTTCCAGAGTGGGAGAACTACATCCATAGCACCGAGGGACCAGACGATATGCCCGCCCATATTCGGACGGCTTTGACGAGTACTTCTGAGCAGATCCCGATCGCCCACGGTCGGCTGCTGTTGGGAACCTGGCAGGGCATTTACCTGTGGGAACACCGTCAGCACAACCATACCCGTGAGGTTGTTGTGCATGTGATGGGCGATTAA
- a CDS encoding FAD-binding oxidoreductase, translated as MQSLEVLRRSVTADYVATVVASEFLTPTIKAIRLRLDRDEFRFLPGQSVWPKFERDGRKFSKIYSIASSPSHCPEIELCVSRVGWSSAYVQDLQMGQMLPLRGPYGLMTLTELPPRPRLYIAEGSGIAPLKSQIDWLHESSFLHSVWLVQANPETPDQLPYYNYWQNLNRTWKAFQYQPALNQCPVSLLALQNLNLAEFDIEICAIGDRSDQIQEAVLTLGAKPDQLRSEKFIAF; from the coding sequence ATGCAAAGTTTGGAAGTATTGCGCCGTTCGGTAACGGCAGATTATGTGGCGACGGTTGTCGCGTCAGAATTTTTGACCCCAACGATTAAAGCAATTCGACTGCGATTAGACCGGGATGAGTTTCGGTTTTTGCCGGGTCAGTCGGTGTGGCCCAAATTCGAGCGGGACGGGCGCAAATTCAGCAAAATTTATTCCATTGCCTCTTCCCCTTCCCATTGTCCTGAAATTGAACTCTGCGTTTCCCGTGTGGGGTGGAGTTCAGCCTATGTCCAGGATTTACAAATGGGGCAAATGCTGCCACTACGCGGTCCCTACGGACTCATGACCTTAACCGAGTTGCCCCCCCGCCCCCGCCTTTATATTGCCGAAGGCTCAGGAATTGCACCGTTGAAAAGCCAGATCGACTGGTTGCATGAGTCTAGTTTTCTCCATTCGGTTTGGCTAGTGCAGGCAAATCCAGAAACCCCCGACCAACTGCCCTACTACAATTACTGGCAGAACCTGAATCGAACCTGGAAAGCGTTTCAATACCAACCTGCATTGAACCAATGCCCAGTTTCCCTGCTGGCACTACAGAACTTGAACCTGGCGGAGTTTGATATTGAAATCTGTGCCATCGGCGATCGCTCCGACCAGATCCAGGAAGCAGTTCTGACCCTGGGCGCAAAACCCGACCAACTCCGCTCAGAAAAATTCATTGCCTTCTAA
- the lepB gene encoding signal peptidase I, translated as MKKRSQPKTLTPSSTKQPAWKGWWENFQILFIALILALLIRTFVAEPRYIPSDSMVPTLLVGDRLVVEKVSYRFHPPEFGDIVVFDPPPQLQVFGYAKDQAFIKRVIGTPGQTLQVQGGKVYLDGQPLAEPYIADPPNYLWGPMQVPKDTVFVMGDNRNNSNDSHIWGFLPQKNIIGHAWFRFWPGDRLGIIETPSLEVAQP; from the coding sequence CTGAAGAAACGCTCTCAACCAAAGACTCTAACCCCCTCATCTACAAAGCAACCCGCATGGAAAGGGTGGTGGGAGAATTTCCAAATTCTCTTCATCGCCCTGATTCTGGCACTGTTAATTCGTACCTTTGTCGCCGAACCTCGCTATATTCCTTCGGATTCAATGGTGCCAACGTTACTTGTGGGCGATCGCCTGGTGGTCGAAAAAGTCTCCTACCGCTTCCACCCACCCGAATTTGGAGACATTGTGGTGTTTGACCCGCCCCCCCAATTGCAGGTCTTTGGCTATGCCAAGGATCAGGCATTTATTAAACGGGTGATTGGCACTCCTGGACAAACCCTTCAGGTGCAGGGCGGTAAAGTTTACCTGGATGGGCAACCCCTTGCAGAACCCTACATTGCCGACCCACCCAATTACCTCTGGGGTCCGATGCAGGTTCCCAAAGACACAGTTTTTGTCATGGGAGATAACCGCAACAACAGCAACGACTCCCATATCTGGGGCTTTTTACCCCAAAAGAACATCATCGGTCATGCCTGGTTCCGCTTCTGGCCGGGCGATCGATTGGGGATAATTGAAACCCCTTCACTGGAGGTTGCCCAACCGTAA
- a CDS encoding GIY-YIG nuclease family protein, with amino-acid sequence MKVIYKITYPNGKIYIGQDLTDSINYFGSANSNLIEQDFTQEQKRDFTIRKEILWESETGSKQEVNFKEIEYILLFRSNDPTIGYNRRPKFSA; translated from the coding sequence GTGAAAGTGATTTATAAAATTACCTATCCGAATGGGAAAATTTACATTGGACAGGATCTGACAGACAGCATTAATTACTTTGGAAGTGCCAATAGTAATCTTATTGAGCAAGACTTTACTCAAGAACAAAAAAGGGACTTTACAATCAGAAAAGAAATACTTTGGGAGTCTGAAACAGGCTCTAAACAGGAGGTTAACTTTAAAGAAATCGAATATATCCTCTTGTTTAGATCGAATGACCCTACTATTGGCTACAATCGACGCCCAAAATTCAGCGCTTAG
- a CDS encoding pepsin/retropepsin-like aspartic protease family protein has protein sequence MRGAQRFDFTEGFDTFGVPDALPQLPLSLTYQGMSAKVLALLDTGASVNVLPYSIGIQLGAVWAQQTTSVILAGNLASV, from the coding sequence ATGCGTGGTGCTCAACGGTTTGACTTTACAGAGGGGTTTGATACCTTTGGTGTTCCGGATGCATTGCCTCAACTGCCTTTATCCCTGACCTATCAAGGTATGTCGGCAAAGGTTTTAGCATTACTTGATACGGGTGCAAGCGTTAATGTTTTGCCCTATAGCATTGGTATTCAACTTGGTGCCGTTTGGGCGCAGCAGACGACTTCTGTAATCTTGGCTGGCAATTTAGCCTCGGTCTAG
- a CDS encoding ComEA family DNA-binding protein — protein MEWGTVISISGVLLVAGVWLFEKFDVIRVRWFGASSLFSDPYYRLKSVEEIAAAAAAGLKIDVNQASVDDWLRLPGLSIHQARTLVELTQAGIQLHSLEDIAAVLGLPLQRLKPLEPVLLFCYYDTPVALQPLNPNTATADALQRIPGVDLYLARAIVQNRVQGPYRNLVHLQRRLSLSSQVTAELMHYLKF, from the coding sequence ATGGAATGGGGCACCGTCATTTCGATCAGCGGAGTTCTGCTAGTAGCAGGAGTTTGGTTATTTGAGAAATTTGATGTTATTAGAGTTCGCTGGTTTGGAGCCTCTTCGCTGTTTAGTGACCCCTATTATCGGCTCAAGTCGGTTGAGGAAATCGCGGCGGCAGCAGCGGCAGGTCTCAAAATCGATGTGAATCAGGCGAGTGTGGATGACTGGTTGCGGTTGCCCGGTCTTTCGATTCATCAAGCCCGTACCCTGGTAGAACTGACCCAGGCTGGCATACAGCTTCATTCGCTGGAAGATATTGCCGCAGTTCTGGGGTTGCCGCTGCAACGGCTAAAACCCCTGGAACCTGTGTTGCTATTCTGCTACTACGATACTCCCGTTGCGCTTCAACCACTCAATCCCAATACTGCTACAGCAGATGCACTGCAGCGTATTCCAGGCGTGGATTTGTACCTGGCACGGGCGATCGTCCAAAATCGAGTCCAGGGTCCCTACCGCAACCTGGTTCACCTTCAGCGACGGTTGTCTCTCTCCAGCCAAGTAACCGCAGAACTGATGCACTATCTAAAATTTTGA
- a CDS encoding SHOCT domain-containing protein gives MWSKPKNRKMAALLAFASAANPVPISGLHKFYLQQPLWGVLYLLLAWTPIPKVASVIEGIWYLSQDSEEFDLKFNGGVSSEVKPLAEAKGVDPAKVGAIAEAVRQLDQLRADGLISEYEFEQKRRQLLERIA, from the coding sequence ATGTGGAGCAAGCCCAAAAATCGAAAAATGGCAGCCCTGCTGGCATTTGCAAGTGCGGCAAATCCGGTTCCGATTTCAGGGCTACATAAGTTTTATTTACAACAGCCACTGTGGGGCGTGCTGTATTTGCTGCTTGCCTGGACTCCGATTCCTAAAGTCGCGAGTGTAATCGAGGGTATTTGGTACCTGTCCCAGGATTCTGAAGAGTTTGACCTCAAGTTTAATGGTGGAGTTTCCTCGGAGGTGAAGCCTCTCGCCGAAGCAAAGGGGGTTGATCCAGCTAAGGTAGGTGCGATCGCTGAAGCCGTTCGCCAACTCGACCAACTTCGCGCCGATGGGTTAATTTCTGAGTACGAATTTGAGCAAAAACGGCGGCAGTTACTCGAGCGGATTGCCTAG
- a CDS encoding J domain-containing protein yields the protein MSQSSLPSDWLNQFSDPYALLGVSVAADDRRILSRYRTVAKLLHPDSQALADEAAKQLAGQLFARLVNPAYQKLKQEKGRAESVALLRIKVRRLNREASLSPKSALANQLMQHPVAEVDVFYEQAIAHLAESQYKPLDQFETITRELSELNLVYLQLKMGEMFVREKRTGVVSAAEAKPLQFTPVSTTSPIATENYAQRHYRRAQEYMKKANWSQAVQELRDAIKIEADKSEYHAMLGIAYLHQNLKGMATVHFRQALKLNPQDPLATKYAAKLGIQTNAATNAQPNGKAANAQQNPKVAKGGGLFGLFRSRK from the coding sequence ATGTCACAAAGTTCGCTTCCGTCAGACTGGCTGAATCAATTTTCAGATCCTTATGCACTTTTAGGGGTTTCCGTCGCAGCAGACGATCGGCGCATCCTTAGCCGTTATCGAACCGTAGCAAAACTACTGCACCCCGACAGCCAGGCACTTGCGGATGAAGCCGCCAAACAGCTTGCAGGTCAGCTTTTTGCCCGTCTGGTAAACCCTGCCTACCAAAAACTCAAACAGGAGAAGGGGCGGGCAGAGAGTGTGGCGTTGCTGCGGATTAAAGTACGCCGCCTGAATCGGGAAGCTTCGCTTTCTCCCAAGAGTGCTTTAGCAAACCAACTCATGCAACACCCAGTTGCAGAGGTAGATGTGTTTTATGAGCAAGCGATCGCCCACCTTGCAGAATCACAATACAAACCACTGGATCAGTTTGAAACCATCACCCGTGAACTGAGCGAGCTAAACCTGGTTTACTTGCAGCTCAAGATGGGGGAGATGTTTGTTCGCGAGAAACGAACTGGGGTCGTATCCGCCGCGGAAGCAAAACCGCTTCAGTTCACCCCGGTGTCAACGACTTCTCCGATCGCAACTGAGAACTATGCCCAACGCCATTATCGACGGGCACAGGAATACATGAAGAAAGCGAACTGGTCGCAGGCGGTGCAGGAACTCAGGGATGCGATCAAAATTGAGGCGGACAAGAGTGAGTACCACGCGATGTTGGGAATTGCCTACTTACACCAAAATTTGAAAGGAATGGCAACCGTTCATTTCCGGCAGGCACTGAAGCTCAACCCGCAAGATCCCTTAGCGACTAAATACGCAGCCAAACTGGGAATCCAGACGAATGCTGCGACAAATGCTCAACCGAACGGCAAGGCTGCCAATGCCCAGCAAAACCCAAAAGTAGCCAAAGGCGGCGGGTTATTTGGTCTGTTTCGCTCTCGGAAGTAG
- a CDS encoding DUF1825 family protein, whose protein sequence is MGFFDSEIVQQEAKQLFEDYQSLMQLGADYGKFDREGKKLFIEQMEAVMDRYRIFMKRFELSEDFMAQMTVEQLKTQLGQFGITPQQMFDQMHRTLERMKAEVERTP, encoded by the coding sequence ATGGGATTTTTTGATTCTGAGATTGTTCAACAGGAAGCCAAACAGCTATTTGAGGACTATCAGTCGCTCATGCAGCTAGGGGCTGATTATGGGAAGTTCGATCGCGAAGGCAAGAAGCTGTTTATTGAGCAGATGGAAGCCGTCATGGATCGGTATCGAATTTTTATGAAACGATTTGAGCTATCCGAAGATTTTATGGCTCAAATGACGGTAGAACAGCTTAAAACCCAACTGGGTCAATTTGGAATTACTCCTCAACAAATGTTCGACCAGATGCACAGAACATTGGAGCGAATGAAAGCTGAGGTAGAAAGAACCCCTTAG
- a CDS encoding transglycosylase domain-containing protein gives MSSNALHQRKHSDAPETIYQGAKAVGKVTGGMVLGIAMLTSSVVAGGLVGLAISFRNLPDVRILRSYVPSETTHIYDVKGKLLTSLHGEANREVVSLDKISPDLKRAVLGIEDSYFYSHKGVNPGAVVRAFKANWEKGETVEGGSTLTMQLVKNLFLTPKRNFSRKVAEAVLALRLEQILSKDQILELYLNQVYWGHNLYGAETAAQSYFGKSAEKLTLAESAMMAGLISSPESLSPFIDYKKAKQRQLIVLRRMRDLKWITPQEETTARKQTIKLGKITSFQGSEIPYVTEAAVQELTKRFGRDALLKGGMRVQTTIDTKLQRLAEAVVRQGHDNLLNQGVYADQMALVAIDPRTHFVKAMVGGVDYRKSQYNRATQALRQPGSAFKPFVYYTAFASGRYSPESVVSDSPVSYPDGYEYYSPQNYDGGFQGPITIRSALEQSRNVPAVRVGQDIGLNKVIDVCRTIGIRTPIEPVVSLPLGAVDLTPMEMAGAFATFASNGWYSETTLVVQVTDSMGNVLLDNTPKPQLVLDPWAAASLNDVLQGVINRGTATAAQLGRPAAGKTGTTSSERDIWFVGYVPQLATAVWVGNDDYTPVGKGATGGAFVAPIWRDFMSQALSGVPVENFRSPSEFPRP, from the coding sequence GTGTCCTCCAATGCGCTTCATCAACGGAAACATTCTGACGCTCCAGAGACGATATACCAGGGCGCTAAAGCCGTCGGCAAAGTAACGGGCGGTATGGTACTTGGGATCGCGATGCTAACCAGTTCCGTTGTCGCAGGGGGGTTGGTTGGTTTGGCGATTAGCTTCCGCAACCTACCCGATGTCAGAATTCTTCGCAGCTACGTCCCCAGCGAAACGACCCATATCTACGATGTCAAAGGAAAGTTGCTGACCAGCCTTCACGGTGAGGCAAACCGGGAAGTGGTTTCCCTCGACAAGATCTCCCCTGATCTAAAACGGGCAGTCCTGGGGATTGAAGATAGTTATTTTTACTCCCATAAAGGCGTTAATCCGGGGGCGGTTGTTCGTGCTTTTAAGGCGAACTGGGAAAAGGGGGAAACCGTTGAAGGCGGTTCGACGCTGACGATGCAGTTGGTCAAAAATCTGTTTCTGACGCCTAAGCGAAATTTTAGTCGTAAGGTTGCTGAAGCAGTTCTAGCCTTGAGGTTGGAACAGATCCTTTCAAAGGATCAAATCCTGGAACTTTATTTGAATCAGGTCTATTGGGGGCATAACCTGTACGGGGCAGAAACGGCTGCTCAGAGCTATTTTGGCAAGTCCGCAGAAAAACTGACCCTGGCAGAATCAGCCATGATGGCAGGGTTGATCTCATCCCCCGAAAGCCTCAGTCCCTTTATCGATTACAAAAAGGCAAAGCAGCGGCAGTTGATTGTTTTACGACGGATGCGGGATCTGAAGTGGATCACCCCCCAGGAAGAGACGACCGCCCGCAAACAAACGATCAAACTGGGCAAAATCACCTCATTTCAAGGAAGTGAAATCCCCTATGTGACGGAAGCGGCGGTGCAGGAGCTAACCAAGCGGTTTGGACGGGATGCCTTGCTGAAGGGAGGCATGCGGGTTCAAACTACGATCGATACTAAGCTGCAACGGCTTGCCGAAGCGGTGGTTCGGCAGGGGCATGACAACCTGTTGAATCAGGGGGTTTATGCGGATCAGATGGCACTGGTTGCGATCGACCCTCGGACGCATTTTGTGAAAGCGATGGTCGGCGGGGTTGATTACCGCAAGAGCCAGTATAACCGGGCAACCCAGGCTTTACGGCAGCCGGGTTCTGCCTTTAAGCCGTTTGTTTATTACACAGCCTTTGCCTCTGGTCGCTACTCACCGGAATCGGTCGTTTCAGATAGCCCGGTTAGCTATCCAGATGGATACGAATACTACTCTCCCCAAAACTATGATGGTGGTTTTCAGGGACCGATCACCATTCGGAGTGCATTAGAGCAATCTCGTAATGTGCCAGCGGTGCGGGTCGGGCAGGATATTGGGCTGAATAAGGTCATTGATGTCTGCCGCACGATCGGAATTCGTACCCCGATCGAACCCGTTGTTTCCCTACCGTTGGGTGCGGTTGACCTGACACCGATGGAGATGGCTGGAGCCTTTGCCACCTTTGCCAGTAACGGTTGGTACTCGGAAACAACGCTGGTTGTTCAGGTAACCGACAGTATGGGAAATGTGCTGCTGGACAACACACCCAAACCCCAACTGGTGCTTGACCCCTGGGCAGCCGCTTCTTTGAATGATGTGCTTCAGGGGGTCATCAATCGAGGAACGGCTACAGCAGCACAATTGGGTCGTCCCGCAGCAGGTAAAACAGGTACCACCTCTTCTGAGCGAGATATCTGGTTTGTCGGTTATGTTCCCCAATTGGCAACAGCGGTTTGGGTGGGCAATGATGACTATACTCCTGTCGGGAAAGGTGCCACCGGAGGGGCATTTGTCGCTCCCATCTGGCGCGATTTCATGTCTCAAGCGCTCAGTGGTGTGCCTGTAGAAAACTTCCGATCGCCCTCCGAATTTCCCAGACCCTAA
- the tyrS gene encoding tyrosine--tRNA ligase, with amino-acid sequence MSALKVTANLQNVDSNLTQNSEIGSDPGNLWLYRGMSEIFPDQPESSSGDENLAQRLLQSDRPLRVKYGIDPTGSDIHLGHTIPIRKMRAFQDAGHTAVLIIGDFTARIGDPTGKSEVRRQLTEAEVHANAQTYLDQLRPILDFDTPGRLEIRYNSEWLSKLDLGKIQALLATMTVGQMLAKEGFADRYEKGNPIYLHEFLYPLMQGYDSVAIEADVELGGTDQKFNIAVGRDLQRHFGLRPQFGLLMPILLGTDGVQKMSKSLGNYVALTEDPLTMYSKLEKTPDTLLKSYFELLTDLPLEQLPENPRAAQKLLALTVVTQYHGQAAAKQAQKDAIDLVQGKTNQADSVPEFSLAAVQFPAKIFYLVSASGLCKTSSDARRQIQGGAVRLDGEKVEQVDLTFDTPESLIGKVLQLGKNKFVRFVQ; translated from the coding sequence GTGAGTGCATTGAAGGTAACAGCAAATTTGCAAAATGTGGATTCCAATCTAACCCAGAACAGTGAGATTGGGAGCGATCCAGGAAATCTCTGGTTGTACCGGGGAATGAGTGAAATTTTCCCAGATCAGCCGGAGTCTAGCAGTGGGGATGAGAATCTAGCTCAGCGGTTGCTCCAGAGCGATCGCCCGTTGCGGGTTAAGTATGGCATTGATCCGACCGGATCGGACATTCATTTGGGACATACCATCCCAATCCGAAAAATGCGGGCTTTTCAGGACGCTGGACACACGGCTGTCCTGATTATCGGCGACTTCACTGCCCGCATCGGTGACCCTACGGGTAAATCGGAAGTCCGGCGGCAGTTAACGGAGGCAGAGGTTCACGCGAATGCCCAGACCTATCTCGACCAACTCCGCCCGATTCTGGATTTTGACACCCCAGGACGGCTGGAAATCCGCTATAACTCGGAGTGGCTGTCTAAGTTGGATTTGGGTAAAATTCAAGCCCTACTGGCGACGATGACCGTGGGGCAAATGCTGGCAAAGGAGGGCTTTGCCGATCGCTACGAGAAGGGCAACCCGATCTATCTGCACGAATTTCTCTACCCACTGATGCAGGGTTACGATTCGGTGGCAATTGAAGCAGACGTAGAATTGGGCGGCACCGATCAGAAATTTAACATTGCCGTCGGGCGAGATTTGCAACGACACTTTGGGCTGCGTCCCCAGTTTGGGTTGCTGATGCCAATTTTGCTGGGGACGGATGGCGTCCAGAAGATGTCTAAATCCCTGGGGAACTACGTGGCACTCACGGAAGATCCGCTGACCATGTACTCCAAACTAGAGAAAACGCCTGACACGCTGCTGAAGTCCTACTTTGAACTGCTGACGGATCTGCCTCTGGAGCAACTGCCGGAAAATCCGCGTGCGGCTCAAAAACTCCTGGCATTGACGGTGGTAACGCAATACCACGGGCAAGCAGCGGCAAAACAGGCCCAGAAGGATGCGATCGACCTGGTGCAGGGCAAAACAAATCAGGCAGATTCAGTCCCAGAGTTTTCCTTAGCAGCAGTGCAGTTTCCCGCCAAGATCTTCTACCTGGTCAGTGCCAGCGGTTTGTGCAAAACCAGTTCCGATGCCCGTCGCCAAATCCAGGGGGGAGCCGTGCGTCTGGATGGGGAAAAGGTGGAACAGGTCGATCTCACGTTTGATACTCCAGAGTCGCTAATCGGTAAAGTGCTGCAATTGGGCAAGAATAAGTTCGTTCGGTTTGTGCAATAG